The proteins below come from a single Xiphophorus hellerii strain 12219 chromosome 14, Xiphophorus_hellerii-4.1, whole genome shotgun sequence genomic window:
- the LOC116733081 gene encoding active breakpoint cluster region-related protein isoform X1 has protein sequence MDVYQEALSYLESHHAAAASSSLLIVCVYSAVGTGGEALEDVFHEEAVSCFLSPLSSESIDFPDTLTSCSREEMLEKRLVVLRGILDSEEVYLRELDALLAPMKALRASAGTSQPVLSSQQVQTVFYQIPELRDVHQSFYSGLKARLGAHTPPESSSGQDVPSCSSSELEMGDLFLKLVNHLGLYGGFIENYEKALEVVRKCTQANPLFRTLAETLYINGAYKARTAYTLEALLYKPLDRITKTTLVLRDLLKTTPVEHKDYAALQEALRLSQSFLSGVNESSQSKREVTLTHGMRRQLMRDGFVVDASDGVRSLRHFFLYTDLLLCTRFKHAGRGKQDQYRFSWYLPLAGLRLRWVADHGQPPDTTVRLLNLRTKMFLLRQQLQQNPKGARGLTWTARNRKKLEQMELLLLTHSPVYRLDLHSPSGKSHTLFFPSLYDLEEWRDTIHKLTRGNIETIPPDLLTLTCACVKLRMTQQPHLHSSVAAEDEKSLCGTVSVAIHSASGLQEPACVYVCVEVDGYEFYDKQAQTHSSVRSLNPLWDQELSFQVDGAQKMMVLCVSQSDGEEAVLGKTTVQLESSSLSSRWRRQTLQLGQLEVTLSLKYCPHQLEAPGAPIQQPPVFCVPIEKVAQQEGVLVPHVVRCCVEEVERRGMDEVGIYRISGTATDISSLKAVFNTNLREAVTRLRSAEVNTVSGVLKLYFRELPEPLVPPDLFQSLAKTLDIQDMNSRLVSMLSLLQSCPDVNRNTFLYLMHHLQRVAKRQDVNKMTLMNLATVFGPSLLRPPVAGLEHNGVTVDISQEVVIQVQLVFSYLQSNSLPEAQTSLPYGSDTEEETTHI, from the exons ATGGACGTCTACCAAGAGGCGCTGAGCTACCTGGAGTCCCACCATGCGGCag ctGCTTCCTCGTCGTTGCtgattgtttgtgtttattccgCTGTGGGGACAGGAGGAGAGGCCCTGGAGGATGTTTTCCATGAGGAGGCGGTCTCCTGCTTCCTCTCCCCTCTCAGCTCTGAGAGCATAGACTTCCCCGACACCCTG ACGTCATGCAGCCGCGAGGAGATGCTGGAGAAGAGGCTGGTGGTCCTGAGGGGCATCCTGGACAGCGAGGAGGTGTACCTCAGGGAGCTGGACGCCCTGCTAGCG CCCATGAAGGCTTTGCGGGCCTCGGCCGGGACGTCCCAGCCGGTGCTCTCCAGTCAGCAGGTGCAGACGGTGTTCTACCAGATCCCGGAGCTCAGAGATGTTCACCAGAGTTTTTACTCCGGCCTGAAGGCCAGACTCGGCGCTCACACGCCGCCGGAGAGCAGCTCCGGTCAGGACGTGCcgtcctgcagcagctctgagcTGGAGATGGGAGACCTGTTTCTGAAACTG GTAAACCATCTCGGGCTGTACGGAGGATTCATCGAAAACTACGAGAAAGCGTTGGAAGTGGTCAGGAAGTGCACACAAGCGAATCCTCTATTTCGGACTCTTGCTGAG ACCTTGTACATTAACGGTGCCTATAAAGCTCGGACGGCATACACTCTGGAAG ctctGCTCTATAAGCCTTTGGATAGAATAACTAAGACCACACTAGTGCTGCGG GATCTCCTGAAGACGACGCCGGTGGAGCACAAAGACTACGCAGCCTTACAAGAAGCTCTCAGACTGTCTCAAAGCTTCCTGTCTGGTGTCAACGAGAGTTCACAGAGCAAACGGGAGGTGACGCTCACTCACGGCATG AGGCGACAGCTGATGCGCGACGGCTTCGTGGTGGATGCGAGCGACGGCGTCCGCAGCCTGCGTCACTTCTTCCTCTACACCGACCTCCTGCTGTGCACCAGATTCAAACACGCAGGCAGAGG GAAGCAGGACCAGTACAGGTTCAGCTGGTACCTGCCTCTGGCGGGACTCAGGCTCCGCTGGGTGGCAGATCACGGACAGCCTCCCGATACCACCGTCCGCCTGCTCAACCTGAGGACCAAGATGTTCCTCCTgcggcagcagctgcagcaaaatCCG AAGGGCGCCAGAGGCCTGACTTGGACAGCTCGCAACAGGAAGAAACTGGAACAAATGGAGCTGCTGCTTCTGACACACTCCCCAGTTTACAGACTGGACCTGCACAGCCCCAGTGGCAAG AGTCACACTTTGTTCTTCCCCTCTCTGTATGACCTGGAAGAGTGGAGAGACACCATCCACAAACTCACCAGAGGAA ACATTGAAACCATCCCTCCGGACCTGCTCACGCTCACCTGTGCCTGTGTGAAACTGAGAATGACGCAGCAGCCACATCTACACAGCTCTGTCGCCG CAGAAGATGAGAAGTCGTTATGTGGGACTGTCAGTGTGGCGATCCATTCAGCTTCTGGCCTGCAGGAACCAGCTT gtgtttatgtgtgtgtggaggtggaTGGTTATGAGTTTTACGATAAACAAGCCCAGACACATTCGTCAGTCCGTAGCCTCAACCCGCTCTGGGACCAG GAGCTGTCCTTCCAGGTGGACGGCGCACAGAAGATGATGGTGCTGTGCGTGAGTCAGTCAGATGGGGAGGAGGCAGTTCTGGGAAAAACTACTGTACAG TTGGAGTCTTCAAGCCTGAGTAGTCGGTGGAGGAGGCAGACCCTCCAGCTGGGCCAGCTGGAGGTGACTCTCTCCCTGAAGTACTGTCCGCACCAGCTGGAAGCTCCAGGCGCCCCAATTCAACAACCACCTGTCTTCTGTGTCCCCATCGAAAAGGTGGCCCA ACAGGAAGGAGTGTTGGTTCCTCATGTGGTGAGATGCTGTGTGGAGGAGGTGGAGCGGAGAGGCATGGACGAGGTGGGAATCTACAGGATTTCAGGCACCGCCACGGACATCAGCTCGCTCAAGGCTGTGTTCAACACCA ATCTAAGGGAAGCAGTGACCAGACTGAGAAGTGCTGAAGTGAACACAGTGTCTGGCGTCCTCAAACTTTACTTCAGAGAGCTGCCGGAGCCTCTCGTGCCCCCTGATCTGTTCCAGAGTCTGGCAAAAACTCTGG ATATCCAGGACATGAACTCACGGCTCGTCTCCATGCTGTCTCTGCTGCAGTCCTGTCCTGATGTCAACCGCAACACTTTCCTCTACCTCATGCATCATCTGCAAAG agttgcTAAGAGACAAGATGTTAACAAAATGACTCTGATGAACCTGGCTACAGTTTTTGGTCCCAGCCTCTTGCGCCCCCCGGTGGCAGGATTGGAGCACAACGGAGTCACAGTGGACATCTCGCAGGAGGTGGTGATACAG GTCCAGCTGGTTTTCTCCTACCTGCAGAGCAACAGCCTCCCTGAAGCCCAGACCTCTCTGCCGTACGGCTCAGACACCGAAGAGGAGACCACCCACATATGA
- the LOC116733081 gene encoding active breakpoint cluster region-related protein isoform X4: MDVYQEALSYLESHHAAGGEALEDVFHEEAVSCFLSPLSSESIDFPDTLTSCSREEMLEKRLVVLRGILDSEEVYLRELDALLAPMKALRASAGTSQPVLSSQQVQTVFYQIPELRDVHQSFYSGLKARLGAHTPPESSSGQDVPSCSSSELEMGDLFLKLVNHLGLYGGFIENYEKALEVVRKCTQANPLFRTLAETLYINGAYKARTAYTLEALLYKPLDRITKTTLVLRDLLKTTPVEHKDYAALQEALRLSQSFLSGVNESSQSKREVTLTHGMRRQLMRDGFVVDASDGVRSLRHFFLYTDLLLCTRFKHAGRGKQDQYRFSWYLPLAGLRLRWVADHGQPPDTTVRLLNLRTKMFLLRQQLQQNPKGARGLTWTARNRKKLEQMELLLLTHSPVYRLDLHSPSGKSHTLFFPSLYDLEEWRDTIHKLTRGNIETIPPDLLTLTCACVKLRMTQQPHLHSSVAAEDEKSLCGTVSVAIHSASGLQEPACVYVCVEVDGYEFYDKQAQTHSSVRSLNPLWDQELSFQVDGAQKMMVLCVSQSDGEEAVLGKTTVQLESSSLSSRWRRQTLQLGQLEVTLSLKYCPHQLEAPGAPIQQPPVFCVPIEKVAQQEGVLVPHVVRCCVEEVERRGMDEVGIYRISGTATDISSLKAVFNTNLREAVTRLRSAEVNTVSGVLKLYFRELPEPLVPPDLFQSLAKTLDIQDMNSRLVSMLSLLQSCPDVNRNTFLYLMHHLQRVAKRQDVNKMTLMNLATVFGPSLLRPPVAGLEHNGVTVDISQEVVIQVQLVFSYLQSNSLPEAQTSLPYGSDTEEETTHI; the protein is encoded by the exons ATGGACGTCTACCAAGAGGCGCTGAGCTACCTGGAGTCCCACCATGCGGCag GAGGAGAGGCCCTGGAGGATGTTTTCCATGAGGAGGCGGTCTCCTGCTTCCTCTCCCCTCTCAGCTCTGAGAGCATAGACTTCCCCGACACCCTG ACGTCATGCAGCCGCGAGGAGATGCTGGAGAAGAGGCTGGTGGTCCTGAGGGGCATCCTGGACAGCGAGGAGGTGTACCTCAGGGAGCTGGACGCCCTGCTAGCG CCCATGAAGGCTTTGCGGGCCTCGGCCGGGACGTCCCAGCCGGTGCTCTCCAGTCAGCAGGTGCAGACGGTGTTCTACCAGATCCCGGAGCTCAGAGATGTTCACCAGAGTTTTTACTCCGGCCTGAAGGCCAGACTCGGCGCTCACACGCCGCCGGAGAGCAGCTCCGGTCAGGACGTGCcgtcctgcagcagctctgagcTGGAGATGGGAGACCTGTTTCTGAAACTG GTAAACCATCTCGGGCTGTACGGAGGATTCATCGAAAACTACGAGAAAGCGTTGGAAGTGGTCAGGAAGTGCACACAAGCGAATCCTCTATTTCGGACTCTTGCTGAG ACCTTGTACATTAACGGTGCCTATAAAGCTCGGACGGCATACACTCTGGAAG ctctGCTCTATAAGCCTTTGGATAGAATAACTAAGACCACACTAGTGCTGCGG GATCTCCTGAAGACGACGCCGGTGGAGCACAAAGACTACGCAGCCTTACAAGAAGCTCTCAGACTGTCTCAAAGCTTCCTGTCTGGTGTCAACGAGAGTTCACAGAGCAAACGGGAGGTGACGCTCACTCACGGCATG AGGCGACAGCTGATGCGCGACGGCTTCGTGGTGGATGCGAGCGACGGCGTCCGCAGCCTGCGTCACTTCTTCCTCTACACCGACCTCCTGCTGTGCACCAGATTCAAACACGCAGGCAGAGG GAAGCAGGACCAGTACAGGTTCAGCTGGTACCTGCCTCTGGCGGGACTCAGGCTCCGCTGGGTGGCAGATCACGGACAGCCTCCCGATACCACCGTCCGCCTGCTCAACCTGAGGACCAAGATGTTCCTCCTgcggcagcagctgcagcaaaatCCG AAGGGCGCCAGAGGCCTGACTTGGACAGCTCGCAACAGGAAGAAACTGGAACAAATGGAGCTGCTGCTTCTGACACACTCCCCAGTTTACAGACTGGACCTGCACAGCCCCAGTGGCAAG AGTCACACTTTGTTCTTCCCCTCTCTGTATGACCTGGAAGAGTGGAGAGACACCATCCACAAACTCACCAGAGGAA ACATTGAAACCATCCCTCCGGACCTGCTCACGCTCACCTGTGCCTGTGTGAAACTGAGAATGACGCAGCAGCCACATCTACACAGCTCTGTCGCCG CAGAAGATGAGAAGTCGTTATGTGGGACTGTCAGTGTGGCGATCCATTCAGCTTCTGGCCTGCAGGAACCAGCTT gtgtttatgtgtgtgtggaggtggaTGGTTATGAGTTTTACGATAAACAAGCCCAGACACATTCGTCAGTCCGTAGCCTCAACCCGCTCTGGGACCAG GAGCTGTCCTTCCAGGTGGACGGCGCACAGAAGATGATGGTGCTGTGCGTGAGTCAGTCAGATGGGGAGGAGGCAGTTCTGGGAAAAACTACTGTACAG TTGGAGTCTTCAAGCCTGAGTAGTCGGTGGAGGAGGCAGACCCTCCAGCTGGGCCAGCTGGAGGTGACTCTCTCCCTGAAGTACTGTCCGCACCAGCTGGAAGCTCCAGGCGCCCCAATTCAACAACCACCTGTCTTCTGTGTCCCCATCGAAAAGGTGGCCCA ACAGGAAGGAGTGTTGGTTCCTCATGTGGTGAGATGCTGTGTGGAGGAGGTGGAGCGGAGAGGCATGGACGAGGTGGGAATCTACAGGATTTCAGGCACCGCCACGGACATCAGCTCGCTCAAGGCTGTGTTCAACACCA ATCTAAGGGAAGCAGTGACCAGACTGAGAAGTGCTGAAGTGAACACAGTGTCTGGCGTCCTCAAACTTTACTTCAGAGAGCTGCCGGAGCCTCTCGTGCCCCCTGATCTGTTCCAGAGTCTGGCAAAAACTCTGG ATATCCAGGACATGAACTCACGGCTCGTCTCCATGCTGTCTCTGCTGCAGTCCTGTCCTGATGTCAACCGCAACACTTTCCTCTACCTCATGCATCATCTGCAAAG agttgcTAAGAGACAAGATGTTAACAAAATGACTCTGATGAACCTGGCTACAGTTTTTGGTCCCAGCCTCTTGCGCCCCCCGGTGGCAGGATTGGAGCACAACGGAGTCACAGTGGACATCTCGCAGGAGGTGGTGATACAG GTCCAGCTGGTTTTCTCCTACCTGCAGAGCAACAGCCTCCCTGAAGCCCAGACCTCTCTGCCGTACGGCTCAGACACCGAAGAGGAGACCACCCACATATGA
- the LOC116733081 gene encoding active breakpoint cluster region-related protein isoform X6, protein MDVYQEALSYLESHHAAGGEALEDVFHEEAVSCFLSPLSSESIDFPDTLPMKALRASAGTSQPVLSSQQVQTVFYQIPELRDVHQSFYSGLKARLGAHTPPESSSGQDVPSCSSSELEMGDLFLKLVNHLGLYGGFIENYEKALEVVRKCTQANPLFRTLAETLYINGAYKARTAYTLEALLYKPLDRITKTTLVLRDLLKTTPVEHKDYAALQEALRLSQSFLSGVNESSQSKREVTLTHGMRRQLMRDGFVVDASDGVRSLRHFFLYTDLLLCTRFKHAGRGKQDQYRFSWYLPLAGLRLRWVADHGQPPDTTVRLLNLRTKMFLLRQQLQQNPKGARGLTWTARNRKKLEQMELLLLTHSPVYRLDLHSPSGKSHTLFFPSLYDLEEWRDTIHKLTRGNIETIPPDLLTLTCACVKLRMTQQPHLHSSVAAEDEKSLCGTVSVAIHSASGLQEPACVYVCVEVDGYEFYDKQAQTHSSVRSLNPLWDQELSFQVDGAQKMMVLCVSQSDGEEAVLGKTTVQLESSSLSSRWRRQTLQLGQLEVTLSLKYCPHQLEAPGAPIQQPPVFCVPIEKVAQQEGVLVPHVVRCCVEEVERRGMDEVGIYRISGTATDISSLKAVFNTNLREAVTRLRSAEVNTVSGVLKLYFRELPEPLVPPDLFQSLAKTLDIQDMNSRLVSMLSLLQSCPDVNRNTFLYLMHHLQRVAKRQDVNKMTLMNLATVFGPSLLRPPVAGLEHNGVTVDISQEVVIQVQLVFSYLQSNSLPEAQTSLPYGSDTEEETTHI, encoded by the exons ATGGACGTCTACCAAGAGGCGCTGAGCTACCTGGAGTCCCACCATGCGGCag GAGGAGAGGCCCTGGAGGATGTTTTCCATGAGGAGGCGGTCTCCTGCTTCCTCTCCCCTCTCAGCTCTGAGAGCATAGACTTCCCCGACACCCTG CCCATGAAGGCTTTGCGGGCCTCGGCCGGGACGTCCCAGCCGGTGCTCTCCAGTCAGCAGGTGCAGACGGTGTTCTACCAGATCCCGGAGCTCAGAGATGTTCACCAGAGTTTTTACTCCGGCCTGAAGGCCAGACTCGGCGCTCACACGCCGCCGGAGAGCAGCTCCGGTCAGGACGTGCcgtcctgcagcagctctgagcTGGAGATGGGAGACCTGTTTCTGAAACTG GTAAACCATCTCGGGCTGTACGGAGGATTCATCGAAAACTACGAGAAAGCGTTGGAAGTGGTCAGGAAGTGCACACAAGCGAATCCTCTATTTCGGACTCTTGCTGAG ACCTTGTACATTAACGGTGCCTATAAAGCTCGGACGGCATACACTCTGGAAG ctctGCTCTATAAGCCTTTGGATAGAATAACTAAGACCACACTAGTGCTGCGG GATCTCCTGAAGACGACGCCGGTGGAGCACAAAGACTACGCAGCCTTACAAGAAGCTCTCAGACTGTCTCAAAGCTTCCTGTCTGGTGTCAACGAGAGTTCACAGAGCAAACGGGAGGTGACGCTCACTCACGGCATG AGGCGACAGCTGATGCGCGACGGCTTCGTGGTGGATGCGAGCGACGGCGTCCGCAGCCTGCGTCACTTCTTCCTCTACACCGACCTCCTGCTGTGCACCAGATTCAAACACGCAGGCAGAGG GAAGCAGGACCAGTACAGGTTCAGCTGGTACCTGCCTCTGGCGGGACTCAGGCTCCGCTGGGTGGCAGATCACGGACAGCCTCCCGATACCACCGTCCGCCTGCTCAACCTGAGGACCAAGATGTTCCTCCTgcggcagcagctgcagcaaaatCCG AAGGGCGCCAGAGGCCTGACTTGGACAGCTCGCAACAGGAAGAAACTGGAACAAATGGAGCTGCTGCTTCTGACACACTCCCCAGTTTACAGACTGGACCTGCACAGCCCCAGTGGCAAG AGTCACACTTTGTTCTTCCCCTCTCTGTATGACCTGGAAGAGTGGAGAGACACCATCCACAAACTCACCAGAGGAA ACATTGAAACCATCCCTCCGGACCTGCTCACGCTCACCTGTGCCTGTGTGAAACTGAGAATGACGCAGCAGCCACATCTACACAGCTCTGTCGCCG CAGAAGATGAGAAGTCGTTATGTGGGACTGTCAGTGTGGCGATCCATTCAGCTTCTGGCCTGCAGGAACCAGCTT gtgtttatgtgtgtgtggaggtggaTGGTTATGAGTTTTACGATAAACAAGCCCAGACACATTCGTCAGTCCGTAGCCTCAACCCGCTCTGGGACCAG GAGCTGTCCTTCCAGGTGGACGGCGCACAGAAGATGATGGTGCTGTGCGTGAGTCAGTCAGATGGGGAGGAGGCAGTTCTGGGAAAAACTACTGTACAG TTGGAGTCTTCAAGCCTGAGTAGTCGGTGGAGGAGGCAGACCCTCCAGCTGGGCCAGCTGGAGGTGACTCTCTCCCTGAAGTACTGTCCGCACCAGCTGGAAGCTCCAGGCGCCCCAATTCAACAACCACCTGTCTTCTGTGTCCCCATCGAAAAGGTGGCCCA ACAGGAAGGAGTGTTGGTTCCTCATGTGGTGAGATGCTGTGTGGAGGAGGTGGAGCGGAGAGGCATGGACGAGGTGGGAATCTACAGGATTTCAGGCACCGCCACGGACATCAGCTCGCTCAAGGCTGTGTTCAACACCA ATCTAAGGGAAGCAGTGACCAGACTGAGAAGTGCTGAAGTGAACACAGTGTCTGGCGTCCTCAAACTTTACTTCAGAGAGCTGCCGGAGCCTCTCGTGCCCCCTGATCTGTTCCAGAGTCTGGCAAAAACTCTGG ATATCCAGGACATGAACTCACGGCTCGTCTCCATGCTGTCTCTGCTGCAGTCCTGTCCTGATGTCAACCGCAACACTTTCCTCTACCTCATGCATCATCTGCAAAG agttgcTAAGAGACAAGATGTTAACAAAATGACTCTGATGAACCTGGCTACAGTTTTTGGTCCCAGCCTCTTGCGCCCCCCGGTGGCAGGATTGGAGCACAACGGAGTCACAGTGGACATCTCGCAGGAGGTGGTGATACAG GTCCAGCTGGTTTTCTCCTACCTGCAGAGCAACAGCCTCCCTGAAGCCCAGACCTCTCTGCCGTACGGCTCAGACACCGAAGAGGAGACCACCCACATATGA
- the LOC116733081 gene encoding active breakpoint cluster region-related protein isoform X3 — MDVYQEALSYLESHHAAAASSSLLIVCVYSAVGTGGEALEDVFHEEAVSCFLSPLSSESIDFPDTLTSCSREEMLEKRLVVLRGILDSEEVYLRELDALLAPMKALRASAGTSQPVLSSQQVQTVFYQIPELRDVHQSFYSGLKARLGAHTPPESSSGQDVPSCSSSELEMGDLFLKLVNHLGLYGGFIENYEKALEVVRKCTQANPLFRTLAETLYINGAYKARTAYTLEALLYKPLDRITKTTLVLRDLLKTTPVEHKDYAALQEALRLSQSFLSGVNESSQSKREVTLTHGMRRQLMRDGFVVDASDGVRSLRHFFLYTDLLLCTRFKHAGRGKQDQYRFSWYLPLAGLRLRWVADHGQPPDTTVRLLNLRTKMFLLRQQLQQNPGARGLTWTARNRKKLEQMELLLLTHSPVYRLDLHSPSGKSHTLFFPSLYDLEEWRDTIHKLTRGNIETIPPDLLTLTCACVKLRMTQQPHLHSSVAAEDEKSLCGTVSVAIHSASGLQEPACVYVCVEVDGYEFYDKQAQTHSSVRSLNPLWDQELSFQVDGAQKMMVLCVSQSDGEEAVLGKTTVQLESSSLSSRWRRQTLQLGQLEVTLSLKYCPHQLEAPGAPIQQPPVFCVPIEKVAQQEGVLVPHVVRCCVEEVERRGMDEVGIYRISGTATDISSLKAVFNTNLREAVTRLRSAEVNTVSGVLKLYFRELPEPLVPPDLFQSLAKTLDIQDMNSRLVSMLSLLQSCPDVNRNTFLYLMHHLQRVAKRQDVNKMTLMNLATVFGPSLLRPPVAGLEHNGVTVDISQEVVIQVQLVFSYLQSNSLPEAQTSLPYGSDTEEETTHI, encoded by the exons ATGGACGTCTACCAAGAGGCGCTGAGCTACCTGGAGTCCCACCATGCGGCag ctGCTTCCTCGTCGTTGCtgattgtttgtgtttattccgCTGTGGGGACAGGAGGAGAGGCCCTGGAGGATGTTTTCCATGAGGAGGCGGTCTCCTGCTTCCTCTCCCCTCTCAGCTCTGAGAGCATAGACTTCCCCGACACCCTG ACGTCATGCAGCCGCGAGGAGATGCTGGAGAAGAGGCTGGTGGTCCTGAGGGGCATCCTGGACAGCGAGGAGGTGTACCTCAGGGAGCTGGACGCCCTGCTAGCG CCCATGAAGGCTTTGCGGGCCTCGGCCGGGACGTCCCAGCCGGTGCTCTCCAGTCAGCAGGTGCAGACGGTGTTCTACCAGATCCCGGAGCTCAGAGATGTTCACCAGAGTTTTTACTCCGGCCTGAAGGCCAGACTCGGCGCTCACACGCCGCCGGAGAGCAGCTCCGGTCAGGACGTGCcgtcctgcagcagctctgagcTGGAGATGGGAGACCTGTTTCTGAAACTG GTAAACCATCTCGGGCTGTACGGAGGATTCATCGAAAACTACGAGAAAGCGTTGGAAGTGGTCAGGAAGTGCACACAAGCGAATCCTCTATTTCGGACTCTTGCTGAG ACCTTGTACATTAACGGTGCCTATAAAGCTCGGACGGCATACACTCTGGAAG ctctGCTCTATAAGCCTTTGGATAGAATAACTAAGACCACACTAGTGCTGCGG GATCTCCTGAAGACGACGCCGGTGGAGCACAAAGACTACGCAGCCTTACAAGAAGCTCTCAGACTGTCTCAAAGCTTCCTGTCTGGTGTCAACGAGAGTTCACAGAGCAAACGGGAGGTGACGCTCACTCACGGCATG AGGCGACAGCTGATGCGCGACGGCTTCGTGGTGGATGCGAGCGACGGCGTCCGCAGCCTGCGTCACTTCTTCCTCTACACCGACCTCCTGCTGTGCACCAGATTCAAACACGCAGGCAGAGG GAAGCAGGACCAGTACAGGTTCAGCTGGTACCTGCCTCTGGCGGGACTCAGGCTCCGCTGGGTGGCAGATCACGGACAGCCTCCCGATACCACCGTCCGCCTGCTCAACCTGAGGACCAAGATGTTCCTCCTgcggcagcagctgcagcaaaatCCG GGCGCCAGAGGCCTGACTTGGACAGCTCGCAACAGGAAGAAACTGGAACAAATGGAGCTGCTGCTTCTGACACACTCCCCAGTTTACAGACTGGACCTGCACAGCCCCAGTGGCAAG AGTCACACTTTGTTCTTCCCCTCTCTGTATGACCTGGAAGAGTGGAGAGACACCATCCACAAACTCACCAGAGGAA ACATTGAAACCATCCCTCCGGACCTGCTCACGCTCACCTGTGCCTGTGTGAAACTGAGAATGACGCAGCAGCCACATCTACACAGCTCTGTCGCCG CAGAAGATGAGAAGTCGTTATGTGGGACTGTCAGTGTGGCGATCCATTCAGCTTCTGGCCTGCAGGAACCAGCTT gtgtttatgtgtgtgtggaggtggaTGGTTATGAGTTTTACGATAAACAAGCCCAGACACATTCGTCAGTCCGTAGCCTCAACCCGCTCTGGGACCAG GAGCTGTCCTTCCAGGTGGACGGCGCACAGAAGATGATGGTGCTGTGCGTGAGTCAGTCAGATGGGGAGGAGGCAGTTCTGGGAAAAACTACTGTACAG TTGGAGTCTTCAAGCCTGAGTAGTCGGTGGAGGAGGCAGACCCTCCAGCTGGGCCAGCTGGAGGTGACTCTCTCCCTGAAGTACTGTCCGCACCAGCTGGAAGCTCCAGGCGCCCCAATTCAACAACCACCTGTCTTCTGTGTCCCCATCGAAAAGGTGGCCCA ACAGGAAGGAGTGTTGGTTCCTCATGTGGTGAGATGCTGTGTGGAGGAGGTGGAGCGGAGAGGCATGGACGAGGTGGGAATCTACAGGATTTCAGGCACCGCCACGGACATCAGCTCGCTCAAGGCTGTGTTCAACACCA ATCTAAGGGAAGCAGTGACCAGACTGAGAAGTGCTGAAGTGAACACAGTGTCTGGCGTCCTCAAACTTTACTTCAGAGAGCTGCCGGAGCCTCTCGTGCCCCCTGATCTGTTCCAGAGTCTGGCAAAAACTCTGG ATATCCAGGACATGAACTCACGGCTCGTCTCCATGCTGTCTCTGCTGCAGTCCTGTCCTGATGTCAACCGCAACACTTTCCTCTACCTCATGCATCATCTGCAAAG agttgcTAAGAGACAAGATGTTAACAAAATGACTCTGATGAACCTGGCTACAGTTTTTGGTCCCAGCCTCTTGCGCCCCCCGGTGGCAGGATTGGAGCACAACGGAGTCACAGTGGACATCTCGCAGGAGGTGGTGATACAG GTCCAGCTGGTTTTCTCCTACCTGCAGAGCAACAGCCTCCCTGAAGCCCAGACCTCTCTGCCGTACGGCTCAGACACCGAAGAGGAGACCACCCACATATGA